ACGGTCGGAACCTGAGTTAAAAGCCCATGTTGAACACACGCGAAGCGGTAAGCAAAGAAATATGGCTTTGGAAGCAGGCGTGCGAGCAGAAAAGGATTCATTTCCGGAATGCCCTTGGGACCGCGTTCGGCGCCGATGAGAAAGAAGTGTCCCGGAGCGACGGATTCAAGCCAGCCCTTCTTATGGAGGATGTGCGCCAACTTGTAGGCATAGTTTCGGGAGCATCGGAGGCGCTTTACGATGTCCTCGATCGTAATCAGCCGCTGCTTGTCCCATTCGAGGGCCAGCACCAGGTCGGCTTCCCGCTTTGAGAGGCTTCTCCGTGTCATTATATTAAATCCATCTTATCTTACTGATTTAGTAAGAATATAAGGTATAGATATAACGCGGTCAAGACTCATCCGGATTTGAAAGATATTGAAATTTCCTTGCAAAAAGAAACAGTGGATCGTTTTCGAAATGAGAGGAAAGACGTTAAAGGGAATCCCTGGACTCCTTCACTCGATTTTCTCGCAATGGTAGCTGAAGTCTTTGGCGACGAGAAAGCGGCTCAACCGATTTGCGACATCGGTCATGAATTTTGAATTCGGCAGTAGGCATGGGGTCTCCCGATTCTCGATTCTGCTAGACCGACCTCCGTAGGAACTCGATTGAGCGCTATAGCGGGGCCCATGGTTCAGGTTCAGGCCTGCGTCCCCTAAATTCCGTGACGTGTGAAATGGACACGATTCATCCGGTAAGCGATAATTCTATATATGGATGCTGGCAAAATGCCGCCGTTTCTGGCCGACCAACGTGGGAAAATTCTAGAACTGGCCGAGCGGCACGGAGCCACGAACGTCCGCATATTCGGATCCTTCGCCCGGGGTGAAGCGCGGCCTGACAGCGATGTGGATATTCTCGTTTCCATGAAACCTGGACGGAGTTACTTCGATTTTGTCGCCCTGTGGCAGGATCTGGAGGAACTCCTGGGACGAAAGGTAGATGTCGTTTCCGACAGGGGAATTAGCCCCTATTTGCGGGACCGAATTCTGTCGGAAGCCCGTCCCCTATGAAGAAGGATGATCGAGTCTATTTGTTTCACGTTCGAGACGCCATCCATCAAATTTTGACTTACGCCAAAGATGGACAAGATGGTTCACGAGTACTCTGGGATCGATCTCGAATTGGTATGGGACGTCGTGGATAAAGAGCTGCCGAATCTTGAAACGAAAATAAATTATCTGCTGGTGGAGTTGAAGACGTAATTAAATTCGG
The Bdellovibrionota bacterium DNA segment above includes these coding regions:
- a CDS encoding nucleotidyltransferase family protein gives rise to the protein MPPFLADQRGKILELAERHGATNVRIFGSFARGEARPDSDVDILVSMKPGRSYFDFVALWQDLEELLGRKVDVVSDRGISPYLRDRILSEARPL
- a CDS encoding HepT-like ribonuclease domain-containing protein, translating into MDKMVHEYSGIDLELVWDVVDKELPNLETKINYLLVELKT